The DNA window GGTGGTACCTGAGCTGACGATCCTTTGTGTGGCCAAATCCCAGAGGAGCATGGGCAGCAAGGGGTCCCGGCGGGGGTACAGCTCATAGCGGTTGATGCCAATGTGGAACTTGAGCCAGGTGGGGTAGGTGTCATAGGCCGTCTTCCCTGTCGGGAGGAGCGTCTCGGCTTTACTGCTGCTGACCCTGCAGCCCGACAGCCACCACCACCCCAACAACAATGACAGCTTTTAGTTGGGACAGGATGGGTCCTGTGTCCCCGGGCCCTTCCTGGGAGTCAGTGTAAGGAGGGCGAGGTGGGGAGAAAGCCCAGAGCAAGCCCTGGATGGGTTCCAGGTTTCATGGTGGTAGAACCCTCTGCCCTCTGCCTCCAAGGGGCTCTTGGCACCTTGCAGATCCCACCCAAAGTCAGTGGCCAGGAAGACCAGCGTGGCTGGATGGGACACAGTGTTTTCCCTCCATCCCCCATGAAAAATCCCTGGGTTGATCCTGCTTCTCTTATCCATGCATTTATTTCCCTGCTGGAACAGATCATCTTATTGTTTTTCCCTAAGGGATTGGCTCCCAGGAGTACAGTCTGCTACACCCCTCCCTGTGCTTACTGGGGATACATGTGTGTACACAGAACAAGGGTGGAAAAGCATGGGCTACCCACCCATCCCTAGCACTGACCTGAACTCCCATCCTCAACAACCCATTCCCCTTGGGTGGGTTTCCCCACGGGGATAAATTTGGGTTAGCAGTATCCCTGTCTCTGTGCATCCTGCAAATTTGCAGTCTGCTGGCATTCAAGGGAGCTCCTGGGGGTATCTGCCCCACCTCTGTGCTAGCACACACCGGCACTGAATGGGACAGTTAGCTCAGGGCATCTATAACCCAAATCCATGTCTCTGTCTAGGATAACACAGACTGTGCATTGATTTCATCAAACCAGACCCAAGGCTACCCATAGGTGGTCCTCAGAGACAAGGTAAATGCCCATTTGTGGAAACCAGCTCTTAAGCCAGTTTTTATTCTCACCCAGTTCTAGCAGGCACCACTTTCAGAAGGTGTGCTTTCCGTGAGGAAGCTGCTATGTGTTACAATGATTAAGCTTTTAATGTCTTCCCTTCTAATTAGAGGTTAGTAGTCTAAAGATAAAAATAGACAGCCATCAGCAGTGAGCTCACCATACGGTCGAGCCTAAAGAGGTCATGCAATATCTTGCAAAATGCAGGACAGGAACAGTCTCACGGTTAGAGGTAACCTATACTGCAGGCTTTGCATCTCCAGCATACCAAGAGAGGGGGACAAAACCGGTTAGAAATCTGCAGCAGGGACTTCCTCATATACAGAGAGAGACACTAAGGGCTAGTCTGCACTGGGTAAGGGAAGGAGTTGAGGAGATCACCTAATAGACATCCCTAATACAATGAATAATTCAAGAGTCTCCCTTAGCTTTGCTGTGTGCTACAAGCTTATGGGTAGCAGCCCAAAAATTCAGGGCTAGGAGAGGATTTGAGATGTGAGAAGAGCATGCTTAGCAATGGGGCCCTTCTGGGGTAGGATGCTGATCTACAAAAGGAAATTACATGTTTGCTCCCTGCTGCTTGTCCCCTCAAACCCACATACCCCCCAAATGCAAGGTACAGTTGAGCTTGCTCCTCACCATTCGTCACTCCCACTGCTGCGCAGGCTGAACTTCTCCATGGGGTTGATGATAAACAGTTTATCTTTTTCTGTCACCTCTGGGACTGGGATGTTGTAAAGAGGATGCTCAAAGAGTGCTGCCAGCTTTGATCCCTTGGTCCACCCTACATTCCTCTCTTCTTGTTGTTGGACTCCTGGCTCTTCAGCCCTCAAGTGCAGCCCTGTTCTCTGTGGCTGGGAACTTTTCTGCAAGGAGCTGTTGCTTCCACTGAAATCTTGAAGGATTCGCAGGCTCAGTTTTTTGAAGctggctgggatggggctgccTGACAGGACACCCACAGCTTTTGATGCTTTCATATCACAGCTGCAGGGCCTGTGGGCAGTGGGGAGAGCAAAATCCATCACCAGGTGCACGAGAAGGGCCAAGagcagaagaaggagaaggctGATTTTAAATTTCCTCTGGAAAAGCGTTTGCAGCCGGCACCGCATCCTTCCTCACACAAAACACTCAGCAAGGGGTGGGCACCCACACAGGGTTAAAAATGTTGGTGTGGCTTCAGCCTCTGTGCAAAAATAGGAGAGAGGTTTCCTGGATTTAGAGCATGGCAGCAAAAGAGCAACTGGTGCAAGGGCAGAGTGGCAGGAAAGATCTGTCACCACAGTACCTCATGGTGTGACACCACCAGGTGGGACGGGAGGTTGTGGTGGGGTTTATCAGCACTGATATAGGTCAGGTTGGCACTGCCAAGGTTAGAGTGAATGGGGCAAGTTCCAAATCAATAGCTGTAaggctggctcagggacagcaaTGGCTGCAGATAACTCTTCACTGTCCTGCCTCTCCATGCTGCCGCCGGCACAGGGCTGCAGAACATTTCCTTGAATATAAGGCATTAAAATGGTTCTACCCCTCTACAGCACCCACTCTGCCAAGCACTGTGTAACCCTATTCCCCATGTTCATCATATCTGCATTTGCATAAtccagaagaatttttttcccagtgctcagccaTATAAATTTTGTCACCCTCCCTTATCCATTGATAATCAGTCGTACTCAAGCCTCCTCTCAAAAACCACTCAACCTAGATAAAACAAAGGTGATGTGAGTATTGACAGTGTAAAGAAGGGCTACCAGGCAGGTGAGTTTCAGGGGCAGGGGCCTCTAAATCAGGAGTGGGagacaggcaggcaggagggggGATACTGCCTTGGGCATCAGCACAGAGGCTTAGTGGGACCCATCCAGTGCTGGGGAGGACTGGCAACTTGTGGAAGGGAAGAGCATTTCTTTTTACAAGAAATTAACTTTTTCAATGACATCCAGAGATACAGAGCTGGGATGTGTGCACAAAAATGGTTCAGGACGTGTAGGGGTGGAGCTTTGTATTTGCTAAGGGACAGAGAAGCACAGGACCACCAGCACTAAGTCTGGGGGCTGGGGTACAGTCTGGCACaatgtttcttttccctttaatcTTCCAAGGGGTGCAGAACGAATGTGAAACCTCACATACATCACGTCCTTCCTTGTCGCGCGATGCACCAGCAGCCAGCTTGGGAATGCTCGCTCCCAGCCAGGGAGGGTCTGATCATCACTCTGCAGACCccctcctctgctgccatccccgCATCGTCCTGTGCCGGCTCCTTCCGCGCGTGTCTCGGTCCCGCCCAGGCTGGGAACGCGGTGTCCCCGGTGTTCTTGGCTCGCGTGTCCCACGGCGCGACAGTTGCCTGGAGACCGCCTCCGGCTGACACCATCACCGCCCCAGATCCAACCAGCCCCGCGTTCCCGAGCCTTCTGCTAGCAACATGGCCGAGGAGAGCCGGGGCaagcgaggaggaggaggagagcttTCCAGCCCGGCTGGCGAGCTCGAAGCCCCGCAGAAGGAGCTGGTGGAAGGAAGCAGATGGCTTCCCTGGGTGGGGGAACACAGCGTCTTGCGCCGGCAAGTTTGCTGAATTCAGTCCGGACACACGTTTCAGACAGAAGGCCCCTAGGAGGGGCTGTAGCTGGAACATGGGATCATTAGGTCATGGCtcagaaaaacaacaaccaaccaaccaaccaaaataCCAGCTTCGTGTTCTAACTGATCGCATCAGAGGAGCTGGGCTCGGCTCCCGGAGCAGGGCCACGGATTTCATTATTCCAGAGCCAGCCCTGAAGAGAGGGAGAACTCCTTCCAGTGCCCCAAACCAGCTTCAAACGGGGCTGGAGGAGATAGAAACCTCCTGCTCATGTCCTAGAGTCAGATGGGCAGAGGGACCCTATGGGCTGAAGCCACTGGACTGACTGCTAGTCCCATTCCCAGATAATGAACCTTGCAATTCTACCTCCTCACCCTGATTTAGCAGCCCACTGGAAAGCAAAGGCGGGGGGGCTTAGGTGAGGCATGCACTTAGTACTTCAATACTGGCATTAAATATTCACCAAAAGATTTTTCAGAGAGTCAGACATGAGCCTGCAGCAACAGAGAAGAGCTGCAGACCTTCAAAGTCTGTCCTGATCACCTGACAAGCACTTCGATGTACCTCGTTGCCATGACATCATCATAGAAATGTGGTTGAATTTGCACCTCTTTCTTCTCATCTCCCccctccagctcttcctccaTCTTCCCAGCAGGTTCGAGTCACCCTTGGGGTGGAGGAGGGGCCCTACATCCGAGGACATTTTCACTGCTGGCTCCAAATCATCGGCAGCTGATAATGATGTTCCCATCTCCcctctgcagggagggatgaAGTCGTGAAGCTCAGCCTCTGAGCTACTATCGCAGCTTTaggggatggatggatagaaAGAGTCATTTTGGCTGCCACCCATCCATCACCCTGCGTTTTTCATCTCATTTTGTACATCTGACTCAGCCTGATGCTTTGATGGGTAATGGCAGCAATACGCAGGGGGGCAAGAAATGAGagggaaacagaaaagcaagcaaactGTTGCCAACTTTCCCAGCTTTCCACTGAAAATCCATAAGGAAAAATCCTCCAGCAACTGAGAACAGTTTTATAGTGTAAAGTAGAGAGGCCTTAGAGGTTCCAAAGCCTTATAGAATcgtggtttgggttggaagggacctttaggGGACACCCATTCCAATGTCCTTGCAGTGACCAGAGGCATCTTGAAGTAGATTGCattgctcagagcctcatccaacctATCCCcgaatgcttccagggatggggcacgCACCacctctctgagcaacctgttccaatgtttcaccaccctcattCTAAAGGATTAATTCTTCCCTTCCCTATAGACAATCTAGAACAaacctctttcagtttaaaacctcTAACACTTGTCCTGTCACAACAGGCCCTGCCAAAAAGCCCTTCTCCATCTTTACTGTTGACACCTTTCAGGTACTGATATGAGGTCTCtccagagccttttcttctccaggctgaacaactccaACCCTCTCAAGCCTGCCTCCGCAGCAGAGGTGCttcagccctctgatcatcatCATGGCCTCCTCTGAACTGGATCCAGCAGGTTGATCAGCCACAGAGGGGTCTCTTAAGGGAAAATATAGGATAAGGGACCATCTCTGATCCATAAACCTTACTCCTCTGAAAATTACAGGTATGGCCAAAGATGTTCCAGCTCCACAGCAAAAGGAGGGTGAGTGTCTTTTTTCTAAGACACAGGGCCTAGCAAAGCATGGCTCAACTTGCAACAGGTAGGACAATTGATCTGATTGAGCACTTGCCTCAGGGCAGAAGCTCTGACACATGGCCACATTTTTGGAGGGTGAGGCTTGTGCTTTCAGGTACAATGCCAGTGAAGGGAATGCAATCCAGCTAACATGGGTTTACCTCCTCATGATAACTTCCTGTAGGAAAGCTGTTACCTGTGCGAATAAAGATAGCCTGCCCCTCTCCCGTGAGCCACCTACCTGGTGATAATGGCATCGTGGGAGCTGACTTGCTGCACATTCACACCTAGCTCACCTTAATCTGTTTACACACTCACCCTTCCCTTGTTGCCAATGCAGGTCATGGAGACATTAGCTTTGGTTAGCTGGTGGCCAAGAAGATAAACAGGCAGCAAGTCCAAGAGACTGTGTGCTGAGGTCAGCAGCTCGGTGTGGTCATCTGCAGGTCACCACGACCCTGCAGAAATGCCCATGACCAGCATGCCTGTGCATATGCACAGAGCAGTTAATTATTCATTAGTGTGAAAGAGGCACAATTGAAGTGACCTTGGGATGGCTGAAGGGATCATCCTACTCCAGTGTGGGGCATTCCAAAGACTTTACATCTTGTTCTGAATTTAGAAGAGACAGAAAGTTGCAGAAAGGGAAGTAATCTTTTCCATGTGCCAGCTGTAGAAAGTGTTGTCAATAGCACTATCTTCACATAAAGGCAGCCATCTGGAAGGACACAGATCAACTGTCCAAATTTGAGATAATTCTTAATTGGCTTCATATTACTCCAGTTCCTGGCTCCCTGACACAATGAAATTGAGGACATCCCCAGCATAACACTTGAGGttcagaaaaatgaacaaaaggaATTTTGTTGACCAGGTTGATCCACCAGAGGCATTAATACAGAAAGATCCTTCAGACTTAACTATGGACTAGAGGTGTCAGCTGGCAACACTCTGAGaggaaatctgaaaattaaagaGGCTACCAATACGAGACTCCAATGGTGAAAGTTGAGGCACACTGTTGAGGCAGCAGACACAGTTACATTCCCTAGCTGCTACTGCTTAGACAAAGGGATGTGGCCAGCAGAACCATGGGCCTGGCAACCTTCCTCACCATTGTAGCTTGCACTGGTAAAAGGAACTGAACAGGGAAGATGAGAGTCACACAGGAAATTTGCAGGATGGACTCATAGCTTACTTATTTCCATGTTTCTTGAACTACTTTGCCTACATAAACGCACACAAAGACATTTTACTGAACTTTTATTGTAAAAACACAGTTCCCCAGGTTTTATAAATAAGCCATATACGTAACATAGTTACGCTCATTCAATCCTCCAACAccaacagctttaaaaaaatgaaacaggcTAAAAGAATGCAAGTCCAGAAAGACATTAGGTTTCTGATGACCAAGTTATATTTCACATGGAGCATCCTTCCTCTGTCAACCTCCAAACAAGATGCTCAAAGTACACAGCACTTGCAACACCCCCAGGAACTGACAGGGAGGCATTTGAGCCTTAAAAAGAGCTCTCACCCACTCCCCAGGCATCATCAGCTGCCTGTGTTTTCATGCTGTCTCAGTGAGCTGTGGGTGAGAAAGGAGGGGGCAGTTTGCATAGCAACCTCCTACACCCAGGCAGCTCAGCTGTTGTACCCTCCCAAAACAGCAGGGAAGGGCAATCTGGGACTGTTTCCCTGTGGCTCACACCTCCATAGACAGCCTGAAGAGAGACCCTTGGTGTTATCAGGTCTGCACAGACATCTCAGAAGGGAGGAAGAATGTATAAGCAGCATCCAGAGAGAGGAAAGACAGGTGCTGGTCAGAGCCATACTGCATGGTAGCagagaaagcaaaggagagaagaaaactaTGTGGAACAAATGGGAATTAAAAACACCATAGGGCTAGATGGCAcctttttgcttttacttttgctttcccCTGCTAGTGGTGATGTGCAGTGTGTTGTGAGATTACCTATTCCTTacttccctcctgctccagctcaaACACCAAGGAAAGAGCCACAGACAGATGAGAAATCCCACAAGCAAGGACAGGACAGTTTAGCAAgtttatacacacacatgcaccaACTTTATGTATCCCACAGAACTGTTACGTCAgtatgaaaaaagaaatcttgacatttaagtattaaaaataGAGCCCCACCTCCAGATCATACAAAGCTTGTCAAGAGCAAGAAGAAATCTCTTGTGTTCAGTAAGTCTGGGACCTGGCCAGGGGTCAGGAGCACTTCCAGACACACACGGCCAGGCTGCCACCGAAGAACATGTACAGCAGGTTCTTCACCTCATGAGTGATCTCAAAGCCAAAACCTTCCCCAATCACCACATGCCAGGAGGACCCAAATTTCTTGTCCATCGTCTCTTTGATCATTTTGGCAGCACTCTGGAGAAGGTTAAGGAAGAGAGCATAGGGTAAGACAAAGCAACCAGGAAGGTTTTATGCAAACATCCCCCTCATCTTCTGCCTTTAAGACTACTCAAGCCATAGGCAACAGGCATAGCAGCTGCACCGCAGGAACTGGGAGCTCCCCAGAGGTAAAGCCAAGGGTAGAACTGGTCtcagcagcctccagcacagcagctaggaaaaattaaagaacTGCATCACTTCTGTTGTTTGTACAGTCTGAAGCAAGAGTTCTGCTTTAGATGCTGCTGGAGTTATGCTGGTTGTGGTGACCATGAGAGCAGATTCATGTCACTAAGCTGCAGCTATTTTTACAGcagtccattttttttctccagctaaTTACTGAAACACTGAAAGTAGGCTGACTTTTAAAAGGCTTACTTCTCCCAGATCACACCCTGCTTGAACCAAAAGAAGGCGAGAGGAAGATTTTTCAGTGACAGGTGAAGCCCTACCCATGAAGCACggtattttttcccttgattGTTGGTCCTAAAGCCAAGAGGGAACACTTAACAGACTTCTATGTACTCATCTCCAAAACAAGAGACTCCATGCATTTCTGAACCAAGCCCCCAGGACACAGGGCATTTTATGTACAGAGTGGGAGCATATCTCAGGAAGGCAGAATAAGCAAGGAGATAAGATTTGGGAGCCAGCATCACTACTAATCTCTGCAATGTGCTGTTATAGATCTTGCAGACCAAGAGAAGTGAATCTGAGATCTAGCCAagctcttttcctccttctacCCTAgctcagagagagagagagtaatAGAATGCCAGGACCTGACTCTGCTCTGCCCTATACCcccacctctgctcctgcaggttccctgagctgcagtatCAGCAGGCTGCCCATTTTGGGAGGTGGCTGGTACCTCGTTGTTGGTGGCATGCTTCTCACATGCTGTGACACACAGCTCCATGGTCTCTACACGCATCTCCTCCGGCATGTCCGAGTGCTGGAAAAGGCAAACACACAAGAAAACTAAGCAGAAAAATAGATGTAGTAAATATGAAAATGGTTTATTGAATTATAAGTGAACCATTCCTCCATCCAATGAGGAATTCTTCCCTACCTACATGAAAACTAGCACTGTGTAAGAAGCACAGCTTAAAGGAAGAGATCAAGACACTTGCCAGTTTTTCTGCTATAAGATAAGGGGAAAGCACACTAACACTGTTTCAAACACACTCCTTCATTATTGCTATATGAGTAACAATGAAGCCTGAATTACACAGCCTTTTCTTCTGCTATCTGGCTGGCTAGAATAATCTTCTGCTCCAGCTTCTCTAGGACAAAAAGCAAGTTGCATCCAAAACACAAGAGGGGGCTCCAAAAGCAGTGTGCTCTCAATCTGTTTGATGGACCACTTTGCCCCAGGCTTACTCTGGCTGACATGGGGGACACCGATGCTATTGGATTTCCCCAGGAGaggtcagggacagggagaaagcagcagtgacaacCAGGATCTCTCCACAGGACCAGCAGTACGTATGTTCTCACAGTAGCTACTCAGCAGGAGAAGGACAGTAAGAATGAAGGCGGATTTTCATATCTCTGACACTAGTAAATGTGTAATCCAACCCCCTCCTTACCCTTATCAGAGGAAAACTGTGAAGTCTTTTATAATCAGCctcatcctttttttcctcctcagtttCTTCCATGATCCTTCCACAGAGACGCCAGGAAAGAGTGGAGGGGCTACCTGGAGTTCAGCAAAGTGCTGTGGCACAGCCAGCTGAGAGAAACAGGGCTCTGTGTTCCTCTCTTCAGCAGGACAAGTCACTCCTTGGCCTAGAGGACACTgcttcaacaacaacaaaaaaaaaaaaacatgggcAAGAGACAGATGGCTTTCAATTAAAACTGAAGGCAAATGAAACTGTTATGAGAATATCATGCTATCTCACTTGCC is part of the Cinclus cinclus chromosome 4, bCinCin1.1, whole genome shotgun sequence genome and encodes:
- the DNAL4 gene encoding dynein axonemal light chain 4, which translates into the protein MEETEEEKKDEADYKRLHSFPLIRHSDMPEEMRVETMELCVTACEKHATNNESAAKMIKETMDKKFGSSWHVVIGEGFGFEITHEVKNLLYMFFGGSLAVCVWKCS